In one Dehalococcoidia bacterium genomic region, the following are encoded:
- a CDS encoding AAA family ATPase: MPGPRRQAPFVGRQQELAALRACLAEAHAGRGGVTLLAGEPGIGKTRLLTELAGHARAAGTVVLTGHAYDGEGLPPYLPFIEALRGYVRACDPGAVPALPREGLAQLALLLPELHDRSPDLPAGRMESPELDRYRLFEAVADLLAAAARAAAGGLLLLLEDVHWADAASLALLQHVVRRLPELPLLLAASYRTVAPRPGQPLQGVLADLARQPNVERLHLRPLPPAATGELIAALIGTPAAAPVAGRVHAETEGNPFFVTEMIRNLQEEGIDLAAADAAAAGWAVPEGVRQVIGSRLARLGEAGNALLQAAAILGDVFPFDLLAAVRDATPAELAGALEDTVAAGLLREQPEPDRGYAFAHALIRQTVLAETALPRRQQLHLRAAETIERRYPEAAAQRAAELARHYHLAGRGADAGRTASYARLAAAAATRTFAWAAAAEQWQIVLELLPPEAIEQRARLLLALGEAQARAGALQASWETLQQAAELALAAELPEVVAEAALSRARYPGTGMVGHELLETALRLLPAHDSSLRVRLLSRVAQSLQTTISRQERRRALLDEALAMARRLGDPATMLAASLAWIVPQPSSPRWRTTVMELLELNEAAGERQWTALGFLWKQQLLVRLGDRVEARRALAFDQTQAEQLREPIYQYNVALVTAMWAMLEGHFSDAYGLLAEALALGERARQPLAWFWHDLQRAALLCDQEREAELLAQTEAELIARARRDPWASHWRARLAWLYARAGRLSDAHRELDGLAVNDFGEIPGPAGWNWLLCLALLPEVCVALGDTRRALPLYHYLETYAGHCIVIGPNTCICFGAADRYRGMLAALLGRKDDALAHYAAAVALNRGLGARVQLAHSLREYAVLLRAAGGEDASSGARAELEEALALYEALGLARAATATRALLAAEPGAARGRAAYPGGLSAREVEVLRLIASGSTNREIVGALTIAEGTVERHISNLYAKIGARNRAEATSYAHAHGLAALPPR, encoded by the coding sequence CCGCCGGCACGGTAGTTCTCACCGGCCACGCCTACGACGGCGAAGGGCTGCCGCCCTATCTGCCCTTCATCGAGGCGCTGCGCGGTTATGTACGCGCCTGCGACCCCGGCGCCGTGCCCGCGTTGCCGCGCGAGGGGCTGGCGCAACTGGCACTGCTGCTGCCGGAGCTGCACGATCGCTCCCCCGACTTACCCGCCGGCCGCATGGAGTCGCCGGAGCTGGACCGCTACCGCCTGTTCGAGGCGGTGGCGGACCTGCTGGCGGCGGCGGCGCGGGCGGCGGCGGGCGGGCTGCTGCTCCTGCTCGAGGATGTGCACTGGGCCGACGCCGCCTCGCTCGCCTTGCTGCAACACGTCGTGCGTCGCCTGCCGGAGCTGCCGCTGCTGCTGGCGGCGAGTTACCGCACCGTGGCGCCGCGGCCGGGCCAGCCGCTGCAGGGCGTGCTGGCCGACCTGGCCCGCCAGCCGAACGTGGAGCGGCTGCACCTGCGCCCGTTGCCGCCGGCGGCGACGGGCGAGCTGATCGCGGCGCTCATCGGTACGCCGGCCGCGGCGCCGGTGGCCGGCCGCGTCCACGCTGAGACCGAGGGCAACCCCTTCTTCGTCACCGAGATGATCCGCAACCTGCAAGAAGAGGGGATCGACCTCGCCGCCGCGGATGCAGCGGCGGCCGGCTGGGCCGTGCCGGAGGGGGTGCGCCAGGTGATCGGCAGCCGCCTCGCGCGCCTGGGGGAGGCGGGCAACGCGCTGTTGCAGGCGGCGGCGATCCTGGGCGACGTCTTCCCCTTCGATCTGCTGGCCGCGGTGCGCGACGCGACGCCCGCGGAATTGGCGGGCGCTTTGGAGGACACGGTGGCCGCCGGGCTGCTGCGCGAGCAGCCCGAACCGGATAGGGGCTACGCGTTCGCGCACGCGTTGATCCGGCAGACCGTGCTTGCGGAGACCGCCCTGCCGCGGCGGCAGCAACTCCACCTGCGCGCGGCTGAGACGATTGAACGGCGCTATCCCGAGGCGGCTGCGCAGCGCGCGGCGGAGCTGGCGCGGCACTATCATCTCGCCGGAAGGGGCGCCGACGCCGGTAGAACGGCGAGTTATGCACGGTTGGCCGCGGCGGCCGCGACCCGCACCTTCGCCTGGGCCGCCGCCGCCGAGCAGTGGCAGATCGTGCTTGAGCTGCTTCCGCCCGAAGCGATCGAGCAACGCGCCCGGTTGCTGCTGGCGCTGGGGGAGGCGCAGGCGCGAGCGGGCGCATTGCAGGCCTCATGGGAGACCCTTCAACAAGCGGCGGAGCTGGCGCTGGCGGCGGAGTTGCCGGAGGTGGTGGCGGAAGCGGCCCTGAGCCGCGCCCGCTATCCCGGCACAGGCATGGTCGGCCATGAGCTGCTGGAGACGGCGCTGCGCCTCTTGCCGGCACACGACAGCAGCCTGCGTGTCAGGCTGCTCAGCCGGGTCGCGCAATCGCTGCAAACCACGATCTCGCGGCAGGAGCGCCGGCGGGCGCTGCTGGACGAGGCGCTGGCGATGGCGCGGCGCCTCGGCGATCCGGCAACGATGCTGGCGGCGTCGCTGGCCTGGATCGTGCCGCAGCCCTCGTCACCGCGATGGCGTACCACGGTGATGGAGCTGCTGGAGTTGAACGAGGCGGCCGGCGAGCGCCAGTGGACGGCCCTCGGCTTCCTCTGGAAGCAGCAACTGTTGGTGCGGTTGGGTGATCGCGTCGAGGCGCGGCGAGCGCTGGCCTTCGACCAGACGCAGGCGGAGCAGCTGCGCGAGCCGATCTATCAGTACAACGTGGCGCTGGTCACGGCGATGTGGGCGATGCTGGAAGGGCACTTCAGCGATGCGTACGGCCTGCTCGCGGAGGCCCTCGCCCTGGGAGAGCGGGCGCGGCAGCCGCTGGCGTGGTTCTGGCACGACCTGCAACGCGCGGCGCTGCTCTGCGATCAGGAGCGCGAGGCGGAGCTGCTGGCGCAGACCGAGGCGGAGCTGATCGCCCGCGCCCGGCGAGATCCATGGGCGTCGCACTGGCGCGCCCGGCTGGCCTGGCTGTACGCCAGGGCGGGGCGGCTGTCCGACGCGCACCGCGAGCTGGACGGCCTGGCGGTCAACGACTTCGGCGAGATTCCCGGCCCCGCCGGCTGGAACTGGCTGCTCTGCCTGGCGCTGTTGCCGGAAGTCTGCGTGGCCCTGGGCGATACCCGCCGCGCCCTGCCGCTTTACCACTATCTTGAAACCTACGCCGGCCACTGCATCGTCATCGGTCCGAATACTTGTATCTGCTTCGGCGCGGCGGACCGTTATCGGGGCATGCTCGCCGCCCTGCTCGGCAGGAAGGACGATGCGCTGGCGCACTACGCCGCCGCCGTGGCGCTGAATCGCGGTCTCGGCGCCCGTGTGCAGCTCGCCCACAGCCTGCGCGAATACGCCGTGCTGCTGCGCGCCGCCGGCGGCGAGGATGCGTCGAGCGGGGCCCGTGCCGAACTGGAAGAAGCGCTGGCGCTGTACGAAGCGCTGGGCCTCGCACGGGCTGCGACGGCGACGCGGGCGCTGCTGGCGGCGGAGCCGGGGGCCGCGCGCGGCCGCGCCGCCTACCCCGGCGGTCTCTCCGCGCGCGAAGTCGAGGTGCTGCGCCTGATCGCCTCCGGCAGCACCAACCGGGAGATCGTCGGGGCGCTGACCATCGCCGAGGGCACGGTCGAGCGGCACATCAGCAACCTCTACGCCAAGATCGGCGCCCGCAACCGCGCCGAGGCCACGAGCTACGCGCACGCCCACGGCCTCGCGGCTCTGCCGCCTCGGTAA
- a CDS encoding DUF3224 domain-containing protein has translation MTSQYPRRRLLLLSLALATALGPGVAGSARADQPTAAGTWSLLFRTRTLIGTADGNQFFDVVESPAYVGGLTGIAVDTYRLVVHADGSLNAQGIETCAGCTIGGRTGDYTATFSFSAAGSRLNSRLTFQSGSGGLAGLHGGGSFQVTHTTPVVGGTYAYDDHFAS, from the coding sequence ATGACCTCGCAGTATCCGCGCCGCCGCCTATTGCTGCTCAGCCTGGCGCTAGCCACCGCCCTGGGCCCCGGCGTCGCCGGCTCGGCGCGGGCCGACCAACCCACGGCCGCCGGCACGTGGAGCCTGCTCTTTCGCACACGGACGCTGATCGGAACAGCCGACGGCAACCAGTTCTTCGACGTGGTCGAGTCGCCGGCCTACGTCGGCGGCCTGACCGGCATCGCTGTCGATACCTACAGGCTGGTCGTGCATGCCGACGGCTCATTGAACGCGCAGGGCATCGAAACCTGCGCCGGCTGCACGATCGGCGGCCGCACGGGCGACTACACGGCGACCTTTTCGTTCTCCGCCGCGGGCAGCCGCCTGAACTCGCGCCTGACGTTCCAGAGCGGCAGCGGCGGGCTGGCCGGTTTGCACGGCGGCGGCAGCTTCCAGGTGACGCACACGACGCCGGTCGTCGGCGGCACCTACGCCTACGACGACCACTTCGCGTCGTAA
- a CDS encoding D-2-hydroxyacid dehydrogenase: protein MAPTNVVVIAAVSDAALNQIAGVAADVAAIDARGWFDGEARAGSPAWHDRGHGRAEHPANSRDARDRLLATAEVILVSFPVPLDLRARSPRLRWVHQTPAGASNLLRTDLWGSDVVVTTSRGQADTRQPYAEYALGSLLHFARGLAQAHLDQVRHEFAPRSYAPLLLQDKTVCIVGAGGIGQAVGRLCAAAGMRVVGTRRSVTPGEALPAGFSRLEPAGRLLELLAESDAVVVCCQWTQETTNLIGAAAFAAMKPGAILVNVARGEIIDEEALIAALAEGKLRGAALDVYVGEFSGPPDRRLWDDPRVLITPHISGGSDAPQSRPVDLFCDNLRAYLAGRPLVNAIEWERGY from the coding sequence ATGGCGCCGACCAATGTTGTCGTGATCGCCGCGGTCTCGGACGCGGCGTTGAACCAGATCGCCGGGGTGGCTGCGGACGTCGCCGCGATCGATGCGCGCGGCTGGTTCGACGGCGAGGCGCGCGCGGGCTCGCCGGCCTGGCACGACCGCGGGCATGGCCGCGCTGAGCATCCGGCCAACTCCCGAGACGCGCGCGACCGGCTGCTCGCCACGGCGGAGGTCATCCTTGTGAGCTTCCCCGTGCCGCTGGATCTGCGGGCGCGCTCGCCGCGGCTGCGCTGGGTGCACCAGACGCCGGCAGGGGCGAGCAACCTGCTGCGCACCGACCTCTGGGGCAGCGACGTGGTCGTGACCACCTCCCGCGGCCAGGCCGACACGCGCCAGCCCTACGCGGAGTACGCGCTCGGCAGCCTGCTGCACTTCGCCCGGGGCCTTGCGCAGGCCCATCTCGACCAGGTGCGGCACGAGTTCGCGCCCCGCAGCTACGCGCCGCTGCTGCTCCAGGACAAAACGGTCTGCATCGTGGGCGCAGGCGGGATTGGCCAGGCGGTGGGGCGGCTGTGCGCGGCTGCCGGCATGCGGGTGGTGGGCACGCGGCGCAGCGTGACGCCGGGCGAAGCGCTGCCGGCGGGATTCAGCCGGTTGGAGCCGGCTGGCCGCCTGCTGGAGTTGCTCGCGGAGAGCGACGCGGTGGTGGTGTGCTGCCAGTGGACGCAGGAGACGACCAACCTGATCGGCGCGGCCGCGTTTGCGGCCATGAAGCCCGGCGCGATCCTCGTCAACGTGGCGCGCGGGGAGATCATCGACGAGGAGGCGCTGATCGCCGCACTCGCTGAGGGGAAGCTCCGCGGCGCGGCGCTCGACGTCTACGTCGGCGAGTTCAGCGGGCCGCCGGACCGGCGCCTGTGGGACGACCCGCGGGTCTTGATCACGCCGCACATCTCCGGGGGCAGCGATGCTCCGCAGTCGCGTCCCGTCGACCTCTTCTGCGACAACCTGCGCGCCTACCTGGCCGGCCGTCCGCTGGTCAACGCGATCGAGTGGGAGCGGGGCTACTGA
- a CDS encoding response regulator, translated as MRALVVEDHRRIARFLERGLAEEGFAVDVAYDGEEGLAFAEGGSYDVIVLDVVLPGHDGLAPCCAAPATGRRTSCACVTSCSTRCVTRCAAAVYRRRSR; from the coding sequence ATGCGTGCGCTCGTGGTGGAAGATCATCGGCGGATCGCCCGCTTTCTGGAGCGGGGGTTGGCCGAAGAGGGGTTCGCCGTCGATGTCGCCTACGATGGCGAGGAAGGGCTGGCGTTCGCGGAGGGGGGAAGCTACGACGTGATCGTGCTCGACGTCGTGCTGCCGGGGCACGACGGCCTGGCGCCCTGCTGCGCCGCGCCGGCGACCGGCCGACGAACGAGCTGCGCGTGCGTGACCTCGTGCTCGACCCGGTGCGTCACGAGGTGCGCCGCGGCGGTGTACCGGCGCCGCTCTCGCTGA
- a CDS encoding winged helix-turn-helix domain-containing protein yields the protein MRDLVLDPVRHEVRRGGVPAPLSLKEFAILEFLMQQPGRVACRAPIAEHVRGYDFASESNVIDVHIRSLRQKLGDTREQPLIETIRGVGYKVAG from the coding sequence GTGCGTGACCTCGTGCTCGACCCGGTGCGTCACGAGGTGCGCCGCGGCGGTGTACCGGCGCCGCTCTCGCTGAAAGAGTTCGCCATCCTCGAATTCCTGATGCAGCAGCCGGGCCGCGTCGCCTGCCGCGCGCCGATCGCCGAGCACGTCCGGGGCTACGACTTCGCCAGCGAATCCAACGTGATCGACGTGCACATCCGCTCGTTGCGGCAGAAGCTCGGCGACACGCGCGAGCAGCCGCTGATCGAGACGATTCGCGGCGTCGGCTACAAGGTCGCGGGATGA